From a single Aquincola tertiaricarbonis genomic region:
- a CDS encoding branched-chain amino acid ABC transporter permease — MDSYILTYSALNGVLIGAMYGGIALGLSLIFGVLRIVNFAHGSFLMLSMYIAFWLHHWLGWDPYASALVAVPVMFGLGYAVQATIIAPLIRRERALVVEPISALLLTAGVYIVVDNLALMAFGANVRSVPSHIEQTTLSLGDYPLNTFRVVGCVSSIAIAAALSLWLARTDMGRAIRATAQNRDGAAMSGINVGQVYNTTFGLGCAIVGAMGCLLAPFIPLTPSVGLSFGIKSFIVVVLGGIGSIAGSLVGGLVIGVFESIAAQFVTTPTASIFSLALFIVILLVRPQGLMGKR, encoded by the coding sequence TTGGACAGCTACATCCTCACCTACTCGGCGCTCAACGGCGTGCTGATCGGCGCCATGTACGGCGGCATCGCGCTGGGCCTGAGCCTCATCTTCGGCGTGCTGCGCATCGTCAACTTCGCCCACGGCTCGTTCCTGATGCTGTCGATGTACATCGCCTTCTGGCTGCACCACTGGCTGGGCTGGGACCCGTATGCCTCGGCCCTGGTGGCGGTGCCGGTGATGTTCGGCCTGGGCTATGCGGTGCAGGCCACCATCATCGCGCCGCTGATCCGGCGCGAACGGGCGCTGGTGGTCGAGCCGATCAGTGCGCTGCTGCTCACCGCGGGCGTCTACATCGTGGTCGACAACCTGGCCTTGATGGCCTTCGGCGCCAACGTGCGCTCGGTGCCTTCGCACATCGAGCAGACGACGCTGAGCCTGGGCGACTATCCGCTCAACACCTTCCGCGTGGTCGGCTGCGTGTCCTCCATCGCCATCGCCGCCGCGCTGTCGCTGTGGCTGGCCCGTACCGACATGGGGCGCGCCATCCGCGCCACCGCGCAGAACCGCGACGGCGCCGCGATGTCGGGCATCAACGTGGGCCAGGTCTACAACACCACCTTCGGCCTGGGCTGCGCCATCGTCGGCGCCATGGGCTGCCTGCTGGCGCCCTTCATCCCGCTCACGCCCAGCGTGGGCCTGAGCTTCGGCATCAAGTCCTTCATCGTGGTGGTGCTGGGCGGCATCGGCAGCATCGCCGGCTCGCTGGTGGGCGGCCTGGTGATCGGCGTGTTCGAGTCGATCGCGGCGCAGTTCGTCACCACGCCCACGGCGTCCATTTTCTCGCTGGCGCTGTTCATCGTCATCCTGCTCGTGCGGCCGCAGGGCCTCATGGGCAAGCGCTGA
- a CDS encoding ABC transporter substrate-binding protein — protein sequence MQRTAWGRTAAAVLSMGLMAAAAQAQTAVKIGCLLPLTGGSASVGNQLRVGITAAAEQINQAGGIKSMGGARLNVLFADSQSKADVGVSETERLIKSENVSVMCGAFNSAVTFPATEVAERNKTPWIVASAVKDEITERNFKYTFRPNNKASFDSREVVDGLELLKKESGKGPSRIALFYEGSDWGRSFASNIKKLGAQLKYEVVFDEAAPPNQTDFTSQLLKIRGARPDALIVAFYTPDQLLLTKQLAEQRLELPYGLWSAGGGTEDPSFYKSVDPRMVAYYFVQEDYQIDILEVNPQPAYVELDKKTQAALGHGLNAYVAQGYSNVYVIADALERAKSADRDKIRDALAATDITSGPALITGYQRIQFDEQGQNTHAHGVISENIGGKRRTVWPADSRAKDTRPVWPVPAWSKR from the coding sequence ATGCAACGAACCGCCTGGGGCCGCACCGCGGCCGCCGTCTTGTCGATGGGGTTGATGGCTGCCGCCGCGCAGGCGCAGACGGCCGTGAAGATCGGCTGCCTGCTGCCGCTGACCGGCGGCTCGGCCTCGGTGGGCAACCAGCTGCGCGTGGGCATCACCGCCGCGGCCGAGCAGATCAACCAGGCCGGCGGCATCAAGTCCATGGGTGGGGCCAGGCTGAACGTGCTGTTCGCTGACTCACAGTCCAAGGCCGACGTCGGCGTGTCCGAGACCGAGCGGCTGATCAAGAGCGAGAACGTGTCGGTGATGTGCGGCGCCTTCAACAGCGCCGTCACCTTCCCGGCCACCGAAGTGGCCGAGCGCAACAAGACGCCCTGGATCGTGGCCAGCGCGGTGAAGGACGAGATCACCGAGCGCAACTTCAAGTACACCTTCCGCCCCAACAACAAGGCCTCGTTCGATTCGCGCGAGGTGGTCGATGGCCTGGAGCTGCTGAAGAAGGAGTCGGGCAAGGGCCCGTCGCGCATCGCGCTGTTCTACGAAGGCTCCGACTGGGGCCGTTCCTTCGCGTCCAACATCAAGAAGCTGGGCGCACAGCTGAAGTACGAGGTGGTGTTCGACGAAGCCGCACCGCCCAACCAGACCGACTTCACCTCGCAGCTGCTGAAGATCCGCGGCGCCAGGCCCGACGCGCTGATCGTCGCCTTCTACACGCCCGACCAATTGCTGCTGACCAAGCAGCTGGCCGAGCAGCGGCTGGAGCTGCCCTACGGCCTGTGGTCCGCCGGCGGTGGCACCGAAGACCCGTCCTTCTACAAGTCGGTCGACCCCCGGATGGTGGCCTACTACTTCGTGCAGGAGGACTACCAGATCGACATCCTGGAAGTGAACCCGCAGCCGGCCTACGTGGAGCTGGACAAGAAGACCCAGGCCGCGCTGGGCCATGGCCTGAACGCCTACGTGGCCCAGGGCTACTCCAATGTGTACGTGATCGCCGATGCGCTCGAGCGCGCCAAGAGTGCCGACCGCGACAAGATCCGCGATGCGCTGGCCGCCACCGACATCACCTCGGGCCCGGCGCTGATCACCGGCTACCAGCGCATCCAGTTCGATGAGCAGGGCCAGAACACCCATGCCCACGGCGTGATCTCCGAGAACATCGGCGGCAAGCGCCGCACGGTGTGGCCGGCCGACAGCCGCGCCAAGGACACCCGCCCGGTGTGGCCGGTGCCGGCCTGGTCCAAGCGCTGA
- a CDS encoding epoxide hydrolase family protein, with product MSLTHASPRPFQLQVPQADLDELQQRLARTRWPDEPPGEAPWSSGTDMTWLRSLVAHWQHGFDWRAQEARLNAWPQFKCPVGGIDLHYLHAPGEGPRPMPLLLLHGWPGSVFEFMDLLPRLTQPSRFGGAAADAFTVVAPSLPGYGLSFTPGQRRIGIDGMADLMATLMSDVLGYPRFGAQGGDWGASVAARLGWAHAPLLHGIHLNLMPIPREPAHVTGDSDEERRYLAELRRWLAEETGYSLQQSTRPQTLAYAMTDSPVGLAAWISEKFRAWSDCGGDVDSVFSHDALLADISLYWFTGAIGASFWPYYARRRDGWPVPEGATVDVPTGYAEFPAEIVRPPRSLAARTFTQIQRWQVMPRGGHFAAMEQPQALAEEIRAFFRPLRA from the coding sequence ATGAGCCTCACCCACGCATCACCCCGCCCCTTCCAGCTGCAGGTGCCGCAGGCCGACCTGGACGAGCTGCAGCAGCGCCTGGCCCGCACCCGCTGGCCCGATGAGCCGCCGGGCGAAGCGCCCTGGTCCAGCGGCACCGACATGACCTGGCTGCGATCGCTGGTGGCGCACTGGCAGCACGGCTTCGACTGGCGCGCGCAGGAGGCGCGGCTCAATGCCTGGCCGCAGTTCAAGTGCCCCGTGGGCGGCATCGACCTGCACTACCTGCACGCCCCCGGCGAGGGCCCGCGGCCGATGCCGCTGCTGCTGTTGCACGGCTGGCCGGGCTCGGTGTTCGAGTTCATGGACCTGCTGCCACGGCTCACCCAGCCCTCGCGCTTCGGCGGTGCTGCGGCCGATGCCTTCACCGTGGTGGCACCCAGCCTGCCGGGCTATGGCCTGTCGTTCACGCCCGGCCAGCGCCGCATCGGCATAGACGGCATGGCCGACCTGATGGCCACGCTGATGAGCGACGTGCTGGGCTACCCACGCTTTGGCGCGCAGGGCGGCGATTGGGGCGCCTCCGTCGCCGCGCGGCTGGGCTGGGCACATGCGCCGCTGCTGCACGGCATCCACCTCAACCTGATGCCGATTCCGCGTGAGCCAGCCCACGTGACCGGCGACAGCGACGAAGAGCGCCGCTACCTGGCCGAGCTGCGCCGCTGGCTGGCCGAAGAAACCGGCTACAGCCTGCAGCAGTCCACCCGGCCGCAGACGCTGGCCTATGCGATGACGGATTCGCCGGTGGGCCTGGCCGCCTGGATCAGCGAGAAGTTCCGCGCCTGGTCGGACTGCGGTGGCGATGTGGACAGCGTGTTCAGCCACGATGCGCTGCTGGCCGACATCTCGCTGTACTGGTTCACCGGGGCCATCGGTGCTTCGTTCTGGCCGTACTACGCGCGGCGGCGCGATGGCTGGCCCGTGCCCGAAGGCGCGACGGTGGACGTGCCCACCGGCTATGCCGAGTTCCCGGCCGAGATCGTGCGGCCGCCACGCAGCCTGGCGGCCCGAACCTTCACGCAGATCCAGCGCTGGCAGGTGATGCCGCGTGGCGGGCACTTTGCGGCGATGGAGCAGCCTCAGGCGCTGGCCGAGGAGATTCGCGCCTTCTTCCGCCCGCTGCGGGCCTGA
- a CDS encoding IclR family transcriptional regulator, whose product MGAAASFDFAAVTRAGMGATPPVASGTSAAVQGTQSVRRAFELLQLVAAQGDAGIRLSQLVLLSGIDRGTAYRMLSCLVEQQFVDRDEHRLYRLGPAALLLASTLTQPMPLLQRFGPAMKRLARRTGDTVFLMMREGDHVHCAHREDGPSPIRILSTVIGQRRLLGTGTGGIAILGLLGREELLALHRRHAARYAEMGLDAERLLKEAEQARRQAHAFTMNNLEVGIGGVGLAFRIARLGIGAISVASIAAKLTPQRHHELVTLIAEELRQIEVELAFADRPD is encoded by the coding sequence CCGGGCCGGCATGGGCGCCACGCCGCCGGTGGCGTCCGGCACTTCGGCCGCGGTGCAAGGCACGCAGTCGGTGCGCCGCGCCTTCGAGCTGCTGCAGCTGGTGGCCGCCCAGGGTGATGCGGGCATCCGCCTGTCGCAGCTGGTGCTGCTGTCGGGCATCGACCGCGGCACCGCCTACCGCATGCTTAGCTGCCTGGTGGAGCAGCAGTTCGTCGACCGTGACGAGCACCGGCTGTACCGCCTGGGCCCGGCCGCCTTGCTGCTGGCTTCCACGCTCACGCAGCCGATGCCGCTGCTGCAGCGCTTCGGTCCGGCGATGAAGCGGCTGGCGCGCCGCACCGGCGACACCGTGTTCCTGATGATGCGCGAAGGCGACCATGTGCACTGCGCGCACCGGGAAGACGGGCCCAGCCCCATCCGCATCCTGTCCACCGTGATCGGCCAGCGGCGGCTGCTGGGCACCGGCACCGGCGGCATCGCCATCCTGGGCCTGCTGGGGCGTGAGGAGCTGTTGGCCCTGCACCGCCGCCATGCCGCGCGTTATGCCGAGATGGGGCTGGACGCCGAGCGCTTATTGAAAGAGGCCGAGCAGGCGCGTCGACAGGCCCATGCCTTCACGATGAACAACCTGGAGGTGGGCATTGGCGGTGTGGGCCTGGCCTTTCGCATCGCGCGGCTCGGCATAGGGGCCATCAGCGTGGCTTCCATCGCCGCGAAGCTCACGCCGCAGCGCCACCATGAGCTGGTGACCTTGATCGCCGAGGAACTGCGGCAGATCGAGGTGGAGCTGGCCTTCGCCGACCGGCCCGATTGA